CTTCCACCACTTGGAGCGACATAGATACATTTTCCTCCTTCCGAAAATAGCTGAGCCATTCTTTTCATGGTGCGCTGATTATGCAGAAGCTTTTGGGCTTTCTCTTCGGGAGGATTTTCAACGTATTTTTTTGAATAGATACATAGTAAATTGCGTCCTTTACTAAAAGGAACAGCCATGGGATCCATCACAACTCGGTGGCCTGCTACGAAAATCATCTCTTGGGCAAATTTGGGGTGAGTGTTTTCTAAAAGCAAGCTGATCGCCTGAGGATCAGGCTCAGTTTGGTGGTTAGCAAACAAAACGACATTATGCTTTTGAGCGAGTAATTCTACCATTTCATCCACCCGCTCTAGATGGAAAACTTTTGAGCGATCAAGTTTGACCAGGGGGCGTATATATTCAAGCCCAAACTCGTAGTAATTAAAAGGAGAGGTGATTTGTTGATGAAAAGGTTCAAAGTGAAAAGGGGAACGAATTTGATCGATCACAAACTCTAAAAAACGGTGGTGTAGGGCTTCAAAGCTGGCGATATCTTGTCCATTTGAAGTGATAGCTTCGGCATAACTAATATAGAAGTTTTTTAAGGCTTTGGCAAATGATTCTGAAATCAGGCCTTCGCGAAGACTTTTTTCTACCCGTTTAACATAGTCCATTTCTAGGCTTAAACCTCGATCCTTTTATCGGTGATGGTCGAATAGAAATGGAAGTCATTGAGATGAAGATTATCATTTAACTCAAATTCTAAACGGGCATTTAAACCTTCAGCGATTTTTAATAAAAACCTCTTGTCAATTGTGGCTAAATAATGGTCAAGCTCTGGGTGAATCACTAATTTGAGAGCAAATTGTTGGTGATGAGCAATCGCTTTTTTAAGCGCTCGCTCAATCTCAATCGATACACTCTCGTGTGTTTTAACAAGGCCTCTCCCACTGCAATAAGGGCAAGAGGTGAAAATAGTTTGAATAAGAGATTCTCGGTTGCGCTGACGGGTCATTTCGACTAAGCCAAATTCGCTCATTCCTAAAATCGTACATTTTGCAGAATCTTCTTTCATGCATTCTTTTAGGCGGTCAAGAACTCTTCTTTGATTTTTTCTATAGCGCATGTCGATGAAATCGCAAATGACAAGTCCTCCAATATTGCGCAGGCGTAGCTGGCGAGCAATTTCATCGGCAGCTTCGAGGTTAATTCTCACAAGAGATTCTTCCACATCCACTTTATTATTAGAGCTTCGACCTGAATTAACATCAATGGTGTACATCGCTTCTGTACGGTCAAAGAAGAGATATCCTCCACTTGGCAGCCAAATTTTTCGACGTAAAGTTTTCTCAATTTCTCGTTCGACATTAAACCGCTCAAACATGGGAACATTGTCGCGGTAATATTCGATACGCAAAGCGTGCTCATTGGCATAGCGGCTATAAAGATTTTTACAACTTTGATAAACGGCATAATCGTCAACTAATAGGCGCTCAAAACGTTTGTCAACAGCGGTAATAACGGCGCGTTTGATTAAGTCAGATTCTGCATAAAGCAAGGTGGCCCCGCTCGACTTATGGAAGTTTTCCATAATGGTATGCCAGGTATTAAGTAAGTCGGTTGCCTCTGTAATTAACATTTCGGGTGTAGCACGGGCACTGGCTGTCCGGCAAATAAGCCCCATGTCTGTAGGCATTTCAAACGCTCGGATCAATTTTTTTAGCCTTTCTCGGGCTGTGCGATCTTCAATTTTTCGAGAAACACCGCGATGTGAAGAGTTAGGAAGCAAAACTAAATAACGGCCGGCTAATGAAATATTAGAAGTTAAGCGAGCCCCTTTGGTCCCTATAGGCTCTTTCACCACTTGAACCAGCACAGGCTGGTCAATCTTCATAACCTCTTCGATATCGAGTTTTTTCTGCTGTTTATCATCAAGGGTTTTGATATCGTAATCCAGATCAAAATCCATATCATACACTTGCTCAAATTTTTTGGTGTTTTCCAAAATATCTGAAATATGGATAAATCCATTTTCCCCTTCATTAATGTCAATGAAAGCGGATTGGATATTATGAAGGATATTGG
The Parachlamydia sp. AcF125 genome window above contains:
- a CDS encoding 1-acyl-sn-glycerol-3-phosphate acyltransferase — protein: MDYVKRVEKSLREGLISESFAKALKNFYISYAEAITSNGQDIASFEALHHRFLEFVIDQIRSPFHFEPFHQQITSPFNYYEFGLEYIRPLVKLDRSKVFHLERVDEMVELLAQKHNVVLFANHQTEPDPQAISLLLENTHPKFAQEMIFVAGHRVVMDPMAVPFSKGRNLLCIYSKKYVENPPEEKAQKLLHNQRTMKRMAQLFSEGGKCIYVAPSGGRDRPDEQGSLDVAPFDSQSIEMFWLMSQQAAHPTHFYPLALATYDLLPPPNSIKKELGEHRHTRCTPLFLSFGAKFDMEKFPGSETSDKKLRRKLRADQLWKLVRQDYKKISEYRNS
- a CDS encoding Rne/Rng family ribonuclease, whose amino-acid sequence is MDEILLNIESKELRYAHLRNGQLYNLIVERKKERQLAGNIYKGRVTNILHNIQSAFIDINEGENGFIHISDILENTKKFEQVYDMDFDLDYDIKTLDDKQQKKLDIEEVMKIDQPVLVQVVKEPIGTKGARLTSNISLAGRYLVLLPNSSHRGVSRKIEDRTARERLKKLIRAFEMPTDMGLICRTASARATPEMLITEATDLLNTWHTIMENFHKSSGATLLYAESDLIKRAVITAVDKRFERLLVDDYAVYQSCKNLYSRYANEHALRIEYYRDNVPMFERFNVEREIEKTLRRKIWLPSGGYLFFDRTEAMYTIDVNSGRSSNNKVDVEESLVRINLEAADEIARQLRLRNIGGLVICDFIDMRYRKNQRRVLDRLKECMKEDSAKCTILGMSEFGLVEMTRQRNRESLIQTIFTSCPYCSGRGLVKTHESVSIEIERALKKAIAHHQQFALKLVIHPELDHYLATIDKRFLLKIAEGLNARLEFELNDNLHLNDFHFYSTITDKRIEV